From Nitrospirota bacterium, the proteins below share one genomic window:
- a CDS encoding VOC family protein produces the protein MGRVLFHLAFPVSDLQEAKRFYVDGLGCAMGREAPFSLILDLRGNQIVAQLTDQPPEPQRGIYPRHFGLVFTSKEDWQALVDRAKAKGLRFYQQPRLRFPGTRLEHDTFFLEDPFHNLLEFKHYTHESAIFGEREDARVGDRTGAPERR, from the coding sequence GGCCGCGTGCTGTTCCACCTCGCTTTTCCGGTGAGCGACCTCCAGGAGGCCAAGCGGTTCTACGTGGACGGGCTGGGGTGCGCGATGGGACGTGAAGCGCCCTTCTCCCTGATCCTCGACCTGCGCGGCAACCAGATCGTGGCCCAGCTCACGGACCAGCCGCCGGAGCCGCAGAGGGGGATCTACCCCCGCCACTTCGGCCTCGTGTTCACCTCGAAGGAAGACTGGCAGGCCCTGGTGGACCGGGCCAAGGCCAAGGGCCTGCGCTTCTACCAACAGCCCCGCCTCCGGTTCCCCGGCACCAGGCTGGAGCACGACACGTTCTTCCTCGAAGACCCCTTCCACAACCTGCTGGAGTTCAAGCACTACACGCACGAGTCCGCCATCTTCGGCGAGCGGGAGGATGCGCGGGTGGGGGATCGAACTGGAGCCCCGGAGCGGCGCTAG
- the mtgA gene encoding monofunctional biosynthetic peptidoglycan transglycosylase → MSNPRLTPARLARGLILLLWVGLAGLALYWSATFPDVAQLAKSNPRTTALIQARTAATARPPRWTWVPLPRISPYLRQAVVLAEDDSFYEHGGFDWKGIREAAARNVEAGKLQRGGSTITQQLAKNLYLSPEKTLLRKVREALLTWSLEQHLGKQRILELYLNVVEWGDGVYGAEAAARHHFGKAAQDLSREEAALLAAILPSPRRYDPIRLTPYLAERQRQILARMEKAPQLSRRRDPPAR, encoded by the coding sequence ATGTCAAACCCGCGACTGACACCGGCCCGCCTCGCCCGCGGCCTGATCCTGCTGCTGTGGGTGGGCCTGGCCGGGCTGGCCCTTTACTGGTCGGCGACGTTCCCGGACGTGGCCCAGCTCGCGAAGAGCAACCCCCGCACGACGGCGCTGATCCAGGCCCGGACGGCGGCCACGGCCCGGCCGCCCCGGTGGACCTGGGTTCCGCTCCCGCGCATCTCCCCGTACCTGCGGCAGGCGGTCGTCCTGGCCGAGGACGATTCGTTCTACGAGCACGGAGGCTTCGACTGGAAGGGGATCAGGGAGGCGGCCGCGCGCAACGTGGAGGCCGGCAAGCTCCAGCGGGGCGGCAGCACGATCACGCAGCAGCTCGCCAAGAACCTGTACCTGTCCCCGGAGAAGACCCTGCTCCGGAAAGTCCGCGAGGCGCTGCTCACCTGGTCGCTGGAGCAGCACCTCGGCAAGCAACGGATCCTGGAGCTCTACCTGAACGTGGTGGAGTGGGGCGACGGGGTCTACGGGGCCGAGGCGGCGGCGCGCCACCACTTCGGCAAGGCCGCCCAGGACCTGTCCCGCGAGGAAGCCGCCCTGCTGGCGGCCATTCTCCCCTCCCCCCGGCGCTACGACCCGATCCGCCTCACGCCCTATCTCGCCGAGCGCCAGCGGCAAATCCTGGCCCGGATGGAGAAAGCTCCCCAACTGAGCAGACGGCGCGATCCACCGGCACGCTAG
- the yihA gene encoding ribosome biogenesis GTP-binding protein YihA/YsxC produces the protein MKILTAEFVRSCLKPEQFPREPLREVALVGRSNVGKSSLLNSLLHRRGLAKVSRTPGKTRAVNFFLVTTDDPQVRRFYLVDLPGYGYAKAPKSVRISWGPLIERYLADRPQLRGVFQLVDARRIEPQDRDTFQWLLGTAGTPVLVATKVDKLSRTQRSTSLAAMREIFGAAARLGPIPYSSITHEGREELWAAIRTMLVASSGERLEARGER, from the coding sequence ATGAAGATCCTCACCGCCGAATTCGTGCGCAGTTGCCTGAAGCCGGAGCAGTTCCCCCGGGAGCCCCTGCGCGAGGTGGCGCTGGTGGGCCGCTCGAACGTGGGGAAGTCCTCGCTGCTCAATTCCCTCCTCCACCGTCGGGGGCTTGCGAAGGTCAGCCGCACGCCCGGCAAAACCCGGGCGGTCAATTTCTTCCTCGTGACCACGGACGATCCGCAGGTCCGGCGGTTCTATCTGGTGGACCTGCCCGGCTACGGCTATGCGAAGGCTCCCAAGTCGGTCCGCATCTCCTGGGGCCCGCTCATCGAGCGGTATCTCGCCGACCGGCCGCAATTGCGCGGCGTCTTCCAGCTCGTGGACGCGCGGCGGATCGAACCGCAGGACCGGGACACGTTCCAGTGGCTCCTGGGGACAGCGGGGACGCCGGTGCTGGTGGCGACCAAGGTGGACAAGCTCTCCCGCACCCAGCGGTCCACCAGCCTGGCGGCGATGCGCGAGATCTTCGGCGCGGCGGCCCGGCTCGGACCGATTCCCTACTCCTCGATCACGCATGAGGGCCGGGAGGAACTCTGGGCGGCGATCCGGACGATGCTGGTTGCATCGTCCGGCGAGAGGCTCGAGGCGAGGGGCGAGCGGTAG